The following coding sequences lie in one Spinacia oleracea cultivar Varoflay chromosome 1, BTI_SOV_V1, whole genome shotgun sequence genomic window:
- the LOC110785468 gene encoding uncharacterized protein isoform X2, translated as MANNNDISTIFQAPCPKNSFLYNKTLCSCSPGYLFNSSTKSCSFFRVSPSEWWTSSTVKHSNVDDGYKKAIKHQEYYVGISIIALLMWILLCVVVRFGKLGDGRNSWFQIRWWISRLDFTFSSNHWLADQKIVKKRKSELGGTFTIASWMLFIGLVVALLYQIIATLGLEVYTMKATNAPDLISFTNDIELNITTISSMTCSQLRGPSTLVIGTPGSVDHSIVPLSDFVNYSCQNSSLGPVVTLRCKNCPLTYDRVYISWQFFDIQNKFPATAVGFQFNFTTKGGVNQQEYANFVSGTIKNGMKSDNTSITYRGVDAHVLKFNLFPRVHLNVNGLKLLQPSFHEFRPGSSAHDEDKLQSLLHSSKNGLINTTLAIRFLSEYLIEIDDDKRYNGIVSFLADVGGLYCLSVTLFLLLLSLCEMRIKRLRSEDQVMQNIRKRRISEDHWNKLRKFVAYTYGCRLLNEIYNRNEQPTCCIGGNGLSITRIKQREINIQSFGFRRQPQSADEKVFKEGQELSMLKEHYIAPPPTLNVCFFSCN; from the exons ATGGCTAATAACAATGATATTAGTACTATCTTCCAAGCCCCATGCCCAAAAAACTCTTTCCTCTACAACAAAACTCTATGTTCATGTTCTCCTGGCTATCTCTTTAATTCTTCTACAAAATCATGCTCTTTCTTTCGTGTTTCGCCTTCAGAATGGTGGACTAGTTCAACGGTTAAGCACTCCAATGTCGATGATGGTTACAAGAAGGCGATTAAACACCAGGAATATTATGTTGGGATTAGTATAATAGCTTTGTTAATGTGGATCTTATTATGTGTAGTCGTACGGTTTGGAAAGCTTGGGGATGGAAGGAATTCTTGGTTTCAGATTCGTTGGTGGATTAGTCGCCTTGATTTTACGTTTTCTTCCAACCATTGGCTG GCTGATCAAAAGATAGTTAAGAAGCGAAAATCTGAACTTGGGGGAACTTTCACAATAGCTAGTTGGATGCTTTTCATCGGTCTGGTTGTTGC GCTACTGTACCAGATCATAGCAACACTTGGGCTAGAAGTTTACACCATGAAGGCAACAAATGCACCAGATTTAATATCTTTCACCAATGATATAGAGTTGAACATAACCACCATTTCTAGCATGACTTGTTCTCAGCTTCGTGGTCCGAGCACGTTAGTTATTGGCACCCCTGGTTCTGTAGACCATAGCATAGTCCCTCTATCAGATTTTGTAAACTACTCTTGTCAAAACTCCAGTTTAGGTCCAGTGGTGACTCTCAGATGCAAAAACTGCCCACTCACCTATGACCGCGTCTACATTTCATGGCAATTTTTCGATATCCAAAACAAATTTCCTGCCACAGCTGTTGGGTTCCAGTTCAATTTTACGACAAAGGGTGGTGTAAATCAGCAAGAATATGCAAATTTTGTCAGTGGAACCATAAAGAATGGGATGAAATCTGATAATACAAGTATCACTTACAGAGGGGTTGATGCACATGTGTTGAAGTTTAATCTGTTTCCAAGGGTTCATCTTAATGTGAATGGTCTTAAGCTCCTTCAACCCTCATTTCATGAGTTTCGTCCTGGCTCTTCTGCGCATGATGAAGATAAGCTCCAGTCATTGCTACACAGTTCAAAGAATGGTTTGATCAACACTACATTAGCAATCCGTTTCCTGTCTGAATATTTGATTGAGATTGATGATGACAAAAGATATAATGGGATAG TCAGTTTCCTTGCTGATGTTGGTGGTCTCTATTGCCTCAGTGTTACACTGTTTCTTTTGCTCTTGTCTCTG TGTGAAATGCGGATCAAAAGACTGCGCAGTGAAGATCAGGTAATGCAAAACATTAGAAAACGAAGAATTTCTGAGGATCACTGGAATAAG TTGCGAAAGTTCGTGGCATATACATATGGATGCCGCTTATTGAATGAAATTTACAACAGAAATGAGCAGCCAACATGTTGTATAGGAGGAAATGGATTGTCTATCACTAGAATTAAACAACGCGAGATCAATATTCAGTCCTTTGGCTTCAGAAGACAACCTCAGTCAGCTGATGAAAAG GTTTTTAAAGAAGGTCAGGAGTTATCTATGCTTAAAGAACATTACATAGCGCCTCCTCCAACTCTAAATG TTTGTTTCTTCTCATGCAACTAA
- the LOC110785468 gene encoding uncharacterized protein isoform X1, translating into MANNNDISTIFQAPCPKNSFLYNKTLCSCSPGYLFNSSTKSCSFFRVSPSEWWTSSTVKHSNVDDGYKKAIKHQEYYVGISIIALLMWILLCVVVRFGKLGDGRNSWFQIRWWISRLDFTFSSNHWLADQKIVKKRKSELGGTFTIASWMLFIGLVVALLYQIIATLGLEVYTMKATNAPDLISFTNDIELNITTISSMTCSQLRGPSTLVIGTPGSVDHSIVPLSDFVNYSCQNSSLGPVVTLRCKNCPLTYDRVYISWQFFDIQNKFPATAVGFQFNFTTKGGVNQQEYANFVSGTIKNGMKSDNTSITYRGVDAHVLKFNLFPRVHLNVNGLKLLQPSFHEFRPGSSAHDEDKLQSLLHSSKNGLINTTLAIRFLSEYLIEIDDDKRYNGIVSFLADVGGLYCLSVTLFLLLLSLCEMRIKRLRSEDQVMQNIRKRRISEDHWNKLRKFVAYTYGCRLLNEIYNRNEQPTCCIGGNGLSITRIKQREINIQSFGFRRQPQSADEKVFKEGQELSMLKEHYIAPPPTLNEIKGDSPSDVLALQSDLRNLYEYNAMLRDKLISAHIRLTDLEAHTSVA; encoded by the exons ATGGCTAATAACAATGATATTAGTACTATCTTCCAAGCCCCATGCCCAAAAAACTCTTTCCTCTACAACAAAACTCTATGTTCATGTTCTCCTGGCTATCTCTTTAATTCTTCTACAAAATCATGCTCTTTCTTTCGTGTTTCGCCTTCAGAATGGTGGACTAGTTCAACGGTTAAGCACTCCAATGTCGATGATGGTTACAAGAAGGCGATTAAACACCAGGAATATTATGTTGGGATTAGTATAATAGCTTTGTTAATGTGGATCTTATTATGTGTAGTCGTACGGTTTGGAAAGCTTGGGGATGGAAGGAATTCTTGGTTTCAGATTCGTTGGTGGATTAGTCGCCTTGATTTTACGTTTTCTTCCAACCATTGGCTG GCTGATCAAAAGATAGTTAAGAAGCGAAAATCTGAACTTGGGGGAACTTTCACAATAGCTAGTTGGATGCTTTTCATCGGTCTGGTTGTTGC GCTACTGTACCAGATCATAGCAACACTTGGGCTAGAAGTTTACACCATGAAGGCAACAAATGCACCAGATTTAATATCTTTCACCAATGATATAGAGTTGAACATAACCACCATTTCTAGCATGACTTGTTCTCAGCTTCGTGGTCCGAGCACGTTAGTTATTGGCACCCCTGGTTCTGTAGACCATAGCATAGTCCCTCTATCAGATTTTGTAAACTACTCTTGTCAAAACTCCAGTTTAGGTCCAGTGGTGACTCTCAGATGCAAAAACTGCCCACTCACCTATGACCGCGTCTACATTTCATGGCAATTTTTCGATATCCAAAACAAATTTCCTGCCACAGCTGTTGGGTTCCAGTTCAATTTTACGACAAAGGGTGGTGTAAATCAGCAAGAATATGCAAATTTTGTCAGTGGAACCATAAAGAATGGGATGAAATCTGATAATACAAGTATCACTTACAGAGGGGTTGATGCACATGTGTTGAAGTTTAATCTGTTTCCAAGGGTTCATCTTAATGTGAATGGTCTTAAGCTCCTTCAACCCTCATTTCATGAGTTTCGTCCTGGCTCTTCTGCGCATGATGAAGATAAGCTCCAGTCATTGCTACACAGTTCAAAGAATGGTTTGATCAACACTACATTAGCAATCCGTTTCCTGTCTGAATATTTGATTGAGATTGATGATGACAAAAGATATAATGGGATAG TCAGTTTCCTTGCTGATGTTGGTGGTCTCTATTGCCTCAGTGTTACACTGTTTCTTTTGCTCTTGTCTCTG TGTGAAATGCGGATCAAAAGACTGCGCAGTGAAGATCAGGTAATGCAAAACATTAGAAAACGAAGAATTTCTGAGGATCACTGGAATAAG TTGCGAAAGTTCGTGGCATATACATATGGATGCCGCTTATTGAATGAAATTTACAACAGAAATGAGCAGCCAACATGTTGTATAGGAGGAAATGGATTGTCTATCACTAGAATTAAACAACGCGAGATCAATATTCAGTCCTTTGGCTTCAGAAGACAACCTCAGTCAGCTGATGAAAAG GTTTTTAAAGAAGGTCAGGAGTTATCTATGCTTAAAGAACATTACATAGCGCCTCCTCCAACTCTAAATG AAATTAAAGGGGACTCGCCTAGTGATGTGTTGGCTCTGCAGAGTGATCTCCGGAATCTGTATGAATACAATGCAATGCTGAGAGATAAGTTGATTAGTGCTCATATAAGGCTTACTGATTTGGAAGCACACACTTCAGTTGCTTAG